One genomic region from Harpia harpyja isolate bHarHar1 chromosome 1, bHarHar1 primary haplotype, whole genome shotgun sequence encodes:
- the LOC128140382 gene encoding signal-regulatory protein beta-1-like isoform X2, with protein MEPLPHGPGRAAWPLTCLVLLSLYGWPGVGAQGGPDFELQQPQDKVSVAAGEMLNLTCTMSGTGPPGPVKWLKGWDDGNETVYEQAGSFPRVTRVVSESNTDFSIRIRDVRPEDAGTYYCVKFDKRLGGLDVFRRGKGTVVSVHAKPTPPFVSGPNNRTGLGQRVPFTCTAGGFFPKEVEVKWFKGKDRISVQPPNITLGQTKSSYNMSSTAVVTLQEDDVRSQLICEVRHSTLTTPLRGMYKLSKALRVSPSVSVVADVPSPVEVNKTMNFTCHVKGFYPRDVAVAWLENGMEIKVENISQPVETPRGLFELRSVVEVQATEEKNGSVFTCRVVHDAQDPISGTATLWIAAPARGGSSDRTQADNDNLLLIYIVVGVVCTVLALLVAAILYLIRAKQSKGKDTKRMTGKQLLLTPFSLSLEHQCLDAEFTAVLLQLLPKGGDGAELPRLFAGCRESSAWLLLHANACQEQCQTRFCCSLYVKCLTAPPPPAPPALCQEQSCGKGNETPENCRHLPLGKDMYLLLQQSLHGGSCAWGSGVGVVLFPELFLS; from the exons ATGGAGCCGCTTCCCCACGGCCCCGGCCGTGCTGCCTGGCCGCTGACCTGCCTGGTGCTGCTCTCCCTGTACGGCTGGCCAG gtgtGGGTGCCCAGGGGGGTCCAGACTTcgagctgcagcagccccaggacAAGGTGTCGGTGGCAGCGGGGGAGATGCTCAACCTGACCTGCACCATGTCTGGAACTGGTCCCCCTGGCCCTGTGAAGTGGCTGAAGGGCTGGGACGATGGGAACGAGACCGTTTATGAACAGGCGGGTTCCTTCCCCCGCGTGACGAGGGTAGTGAGTGAGTCCAACACAGACTTCAGCATCCGCATCAGGGATGTTCGCCCCGAGGATGCCGGCACCTATTACTGCGTGAAGTTCGACAAACGGCTGGGCGGTCTTGATGTGTTTCGGCGTGGAAAGGGCACGGTGGTGTCCGTGCACG CCAAACCCACCCCCCCATTCGTGTCCGGACCCAACAACAGAACGGGGCTGGGGCAACGGGTGCCTTTCACCTGCACGGCCGGAGGGTTCTTCCCCAAAGAGGTTGAGGTGAAATGGTTCAAGGGCAAGGACCGGATCTCAGTTCAGCCGCCCAATATCACCCTTGGGCAGACGAAATCCTCCTACAACATGTCCAGCACTGCGGTGGTGACACTGCAGGAGGACGATGTCCGCTCGCAGCTCATCTGTGAGGTGCGGCACTCCACGCTGACGACCCCGCTGAGGGGGATGTACAAGCTCAGCAAAGCCCTGcgag TTTCCCCCAGCGTCAGCGTGGTCGCTGACGTGCCGAGCCCCGTTGAGGTGAACAAGACCATGAACTTCACCTGCCACGTGAAGGGGTTTTACCCAAGAGATGTGGCCGTCGCCTGGCTGGAGAACGGGATGGAGATAAAGGTGGAGAACATCTCCCAGCCGGTGGAGACCCCCCGGGGCTTGTTTGAGCTGAGGAGCGTGGTGGAGGTCCAAGCGACGGAGGAGAAGAACGGGTCCGTGTTCACCTGCCGAGTGGTGCACGATGCCCAGGACCCCATCAGCGGGACGGCCACCCTGTGGATCGCTGCCCCAGCCAGGGGGGGATCGAGCGACAGGACCCAGGCAGATAACG ACAATTTGCTCCTCATCTATATCGTGGTGGGAGTGGTCTGCACTGTGCTGGCACTGCTGGTGGCTGCAATTCTTTACCTCATCCGGGCAAAACAGAGCAAGGGTAAGGATACCAAGCGCATGACAGGGAAGCAGCTGCTCCTGacccccttctccctctctctcgaGCATCAGTGCTTGGATGCTGAAttcacagctgtgctgctgcagctcctgcccaaAGGGGGGGATGGAGCAGAGCTGCCCAGGTTGTTTGCAGGCTGCAGGGAAAGCTCTGCCTGGTTGCTGCTGCATGCTAATGCCTGCCAGGAGCAGTGTCAAACACGCTTTTGTTGTTCCTTGTACGTAAAATGtctgactgccccccccccccccgcacctcctGCCCTCTGCCAGGAGCAGTCTTGCGGTAAAGGGAATGAAACTCCAGAAAACTGCAGGCACTTGCCTCTGGGAAAAGACATGTATCTGCTCTTGCAGCAGTCTCTGCATGGGGGCTCATGTGCCtgggggagcggggtgggggtcGTGTTGTTTCCTGAACTATTTCTTTCCTAA
- the LOC128140382 gene encoding tyrosine-protein phosphatase non-receptor type substrate 1-like isoform X3 has protein sequence MLGSGIYCSSAECHVPLSHPLGARVGKKEPTMEPLPHGPGRAAWPLTCLVLLSLYGWPGVGAQGGPDFELQQPQDKVSVAAGEMLNLTCTMSGTGPPGPVKWLKGWDDGNETVYEQAGSFPRVTRVVSESNTDFSIRIRDVRPEDAGTYYCVKFDKRLGGLDVFRRGKGTVVSVHAKPTPPFVSGPNNRTGLGQRVPFTCTAGGFFPKEVEVKWFKGKDRISVQPPNITLGQTKSSYNMSSTAVVTLQEDDVRSQLICEVRHSTLTTPLRGMYKLSKALRVSPSVSVVADVPSPVEVNKTMNFTCHVKGFYPRDVAVAWLENGMEIKVENISQPVETPRGLFELRSVVEVQATEEKNGSVFTCRVVHDAQDPISGTATLWIAAPARGGSSDRTQADNDNLLLIYIVVGVVCTVLALLVAAILYLIRAKQSKGKSSPSARLHEPEKSSEATTQESDPNNLTYADLNFDKERKTIRRMVEMSQQSEYACIQTNRGPTGDDNLTYADLDMVHLSKAPRRPAPQPEEASSEYASVQIPRK, from the exons AAAGAGCCGACGATGGAGCCGCTTCCCCACGGCCCCGGCCGTGCTGCCTGGCCGCTGACCTGCCTGGTGCTGCTCTCCCTGTACGGCTGGCCAG gtgtGGGTGCCCAGGGGGGTCCAGACTTcgagctgcagcagccccaggacAAGGTGTCGGTGGCAGCGGGGGAGATGCTCAACCTGACCTGCACCATGTCTGGAACTGGTCCCCCTGGCCCTGTGAAGTGGCTGAAGGGCTGGGACGATGGGAACGAGACCGTTTATGAACAGGCGGGTTCCTTCCCCCGCGTGACGAGGGTAGTGAGTGAGTCCAACACAGACTTCAGCATCCGCATCAGGGATGTTCGCCCCGAGGATGCCGGCACCTATTACTGCGTGAAGTTCGACAAACGGCTGGGCGGTCTTGATGTGTTTCGGCGTGGAAAGGGCACGGTGGTGTCCGTGCACG CCAAACCCACCCCCCCATTCGTGTCCGGACCCAACAACAGAACGGGGCTGGGGCAACGGGTGCCTTTCACCTGCACGGCCGGAGGGTTCTTCCCCAAAGAGGTTGAGGTGAAATGGTTCAAGGGCAAGGACCGGATCTCAGTTCAGCCGCCCAATATCACCCTTGGGCAGACGAAATCCTCCTACAACATGTCCAGCACTGCGGTGGTGACACTGCAGGAGGACGATGTCCGCTCGCAGCTCATCTGTGAGGTGCGGCACTCCACGCTGACGACCCCGCTGAGGGGGATGTACAAGCTCAGCAAAGCCCTGcgag TTTCCCCCAGCGTCAGCGTGGTCGCTGACGTGCCGAGCCCCGTTGAGGTGAACAAGACCATGAACTTCACCTGCCACGTGAAGGGGTTTTACCCAAGAGATGTGGCCGTCGCCTGGCTGGAGAACGGGATGGAGATAAAGGTGGAGAACATCTCCCAGCCGGTGGAGACCCCCCGGGGCTTGTTTGAGCTGAGGAGCGTGGTGGAGGTCCAAGCGACGGAGGAGAAGAACGGGTCCGTGTTCACCTGCCGAGTGGTGCACGATGCCCAGGACCCCATCAGCGGGACGGCCACCCTGTGGATCGCTGCCCCAGCCAGGGGGGGATCGAGCGACAGGACCCAGGCAGATAACG ACAATTTGCTCCTCATCTATATCGTGGTGGGAGTGGTCTGCACTGTGCTGGCACTGCTGGTGGCTGCAATTCTTTACCTCATCCGGGCAAAACAGAGCAAGG GTAAAAGCTCGCCATCTGCTAG GTTACATGAGCCGGAGAAGAGCAGCGAGGCCACTACCCAG GAATCCGACCCCAACAACCTGACCTACGCGGACCTGAACTTCGACAAAGAGAGGAAGACCATCCGCCGGATGGTGGAGATGAGCCAGCAGTCGGAGTACGCCTGCATCCAGACCAACCGGGGGCCCACCGGCGATGACAACCTCACCTACGCCGACCTGGACATGGTACACCTCAGCAAGGCACCCAGGCGACCGGCTCCTCAACCCGAGGAGGCCAGCTCCGAGTACGCCAGCGTCCAGATCCCGAGGAAGTGA
- the PDYN gene encoding proenkephalin-B yields MAWRALAFCLSLAAAASADCVTQCSLCAVQTRGAESSVRPLMCLWECQGSSPPTPEWETCRKALALLAPLVALAEGTEPFPREVEEDEAEPEQELVGPGELPLAPAKRYGGLMKKMAKGKLLSLLRENAHSKGGLSKKFGGFSRKLGERAAPEDYPGLGRAGDGGEEPTGARAEGQELAELHKRYGGFMRRIRPKLKWDNQKRYGGFLRRQFKVTTRSDEDPSTYSGEVSDL; encoded by the exons ATGGCGTGGCGGGCGCTGGCGTTCTGCCTCTCCCTGGCCGCGGCGGCATCCGCCGATTGTGTGACCCAGTGCTCCCTCTGCGCGGTCCAGACCCGCGGTGCCGAGAGCAGCGTCCGGCCCCTG ATGTGCCTGTGGGAATGCCAGGGCTCCTCGCCGCCCACTCCCGAGTGGGAGACGTGCAGGAAGGCGCTGGCGCTCCTGGCTCCGTTGGTGGCCCTGGCCGAAGGGACAGAACCATTCCCTCGGGAGGTGGAGGAGGACGAGGCAGAGccggagcaggagctggtgggtcCTGGGGAGCTGCCGCTGGCACCGGCCAAGCGCTATGGGGGCTTAATGAAGAAGATGGCCAAGGGGAAGCTGCTCTCCTTGCTACGCGAGAACGCCCACAGCAAGGGTGGCCTCAGCAAGAAGTTTGGGGGCTTCAGCCGCAAGCTGGGGGAGCGGGCGGCCCCCGAGGACTACCCGGGGCTGGGGCGGGCAGGCGACGGGGGCGAGGAGCCCACGGGTGCCAGGGCCGAGGGGCAGGAGCTGGCGGAGCTACACAAGCGTTACGGCGGCTTCATGCGCCGGATCCGACCCAAGCTCAAGTGGGACAATCAGAAGCGGTACGGGGGCTTCCTGCGGCGGCAGTTCAAGGTGACCACGCGGTCGGACGAAGACCCCAGCACCTACTCAGGGGAGGTCTCGGACCTATAG
- the LOC128140382 gene encoding signal-regulatory protein beta-1-like isoform X1, protein MLGSGIYCSSAECHVPLSHPLGARVGKKEPTMEPLPHGPGRAAWPLTCLVLLSLYGWPGVGAQGGPDFELQQPQDKVSVAAGEMLNLTCTMSGTGPPGPVKWLKGWDDGNETVYEQAGSFPRVTRVVSESNTDFSIRIRDVRPEDAGTYYCVKFDKRLGGLDVFRRGKGTVVSVHAKPTPPFVSGPNNRTGLGQRVPFTCTAGGFFPKEVEVKWFKGKDRISVQPPNITLGQTKSSYNMSSTAVVTLQEDDVRSQLICEVRHSTLTTPLRGMYKLSKALRVSPSVSVVADVPSPVEVNKTMNFTCHVKGFYPRDVAVAWLENGMEIKVENISQPVETPRGLFELRSVVEVQATEEKNGSVFTCRVVHDAQDPISGTATLWIAAPARGGSSDRTQADNDNLLLIYIVVGVVCTVLALLVAAILYLIRAKQSKGKDTKRMTGKQLLLTPFSLSLEHQCLDAEFTAVLLQLLPKGGDGAELPRLFAGCRESSAWLLLHANACQEQCQTRFCCSLYVKCLTAPPPPAPPALCQEQSCGKGNETPENCRHLPLGKDMYLLLQQSLHGGSCAWGSGVGVVLFPELFLS, encoded by the exons AAAGAGCCGACGATGGAGCCGCTTCCCCACGGCCCCGGCCGTGCTGCCTGGCCGCTGACCTGCCTGGTGCTGCTCTCCCTGTACGGCTGGCCAG gtgtGGGTGCCCAGGGGGGTCCAGACTTcgagctgcagcagccccaggacAAGGTGTCGGTGGCAGCGGGGGAGATGCTCAACCTGACCTGCACCATGTCTGGAACTGGTCCCCCTGGCCCTGTGAAGTGGCTGAAGGGCTGGGACGATGGGAACGAGACCGTTTATGAACAGGCGGGTTCCTTCCCCCGCGTGACGAGGGTAGTGAGTGAGTCCAACACAGACTTCAGCATCCGCATCAGGGATGTTCGCCCCGAGGATGCCGGCACCTATTACTGCGTGAAGTTCGACAAACGGCTGGGCGGTCTTGATGTGTTTCGGCGTGGAAAGGGCACGGTGGTGTCCGTGCACG CCAAACCCACCCCCCCATTCGTGTCCGGACCCAACAACAGAACGGGGCTGGGGCAACGGGTGCCTTTCACCTGCACGGCCGGAGGGTTCTTCCCCAAAGAGGTTGAGGTGAAATGGTTCAAGGGCAAGGACCGGATCTCAGTTCAGCCGCCCAATATCACCCTTGGGCAGACGAAATCCTCCTACAACATGTCCAGCACTGCGGTGGTGACACTGCAGGAGGACGATGTCCGCTCGCAGCTCATCTGTGAGGTGCGGCACTCCACGCTGACGACCCCGCTGAGGGGGATGTACAAGCTCAGCAAAGCCCTGcgag TTTCCCCCAGCGTCAGCGTGGTCGCTGACGTGCCGAGCCCCGTTGAGGTGAACAAGACCATGAACTTCACCTGCCACGTGAAGGGGTTTTACCCAAGAGATGTGGCCGTCGCCTGGCTGGAGAACGGGATGGAGATAAAGGTGGAGAACATCTCCCAGCCGGTGGAGACCCCCCGGGGCTTGTTTGAGCTGAGGAGCGTGGTGGAGGTCCAAGCGACGGAGGAGAAGAACGGGTCCGTGTTCACCTGCCGAGTGGTGCACGATGCCCAGGACCCCATCAGCGGGACGGCCACCCTGTGGATCGCTGCCCCAGCCAGGGGGGGATCGAGCGACAGGACCCAGGCAGATAACG ACAATTTGCTCCTCATCTATATCGTGGTGGGAGTGGTCTGCACTGTGCTGGCACTGCTGGTGGCTGCAATTCTTTACCTCATCCGGGCAAAACAGAGCAAGGGTAAGGATACCAAGCGCATGACAGGGAAGCAGCTGCTCCTGacccccttctccctctctctcgaGCATCAGTGCTTGGATGCTGAAttcacagctgtgctgctgcagctcctgcccaaAGGGGGGGATGGAGCAGAGCTGCCCAGGTTGTTTGCAGGCTGCAGGGAAAGCTCTGCCTGGTTGCTGCTGCATGCTAATGCCTGCCAGGAGCAGTGTCAAACACGCTTTTGTTGTTCCTTGTACGTAAAATGtctgactgccccccccccccccgcacctcctGCCCTCTGCCAGGAGCAGTCTTGCGGTAAAGGGAATGAAACTCCAGAAAACTGCAGGCACTTGCCTCTGGGAAAAGACATGTATCTGCTCTTGCAGCAGTCTCTGCATGGGGGCTCATGTGCCtgggggagcggggtgggggtcGTGTTGTTTCCTGAACTATTTCTTTCCTAA
- the LOC128140501 gene encoding LOW QUALITY PROTEIN: uncharacterized protein LOC128140501 (The sequence of the model RefSeq protein was modified relative to this genomic sequence to represent the inferred CDS: deleted 1 base in 1 codon), translating to WGGPKGCSQQQCGSRTCTPVAGGAARRPRHSRRACWGGGEDAARLIIHSFPSPRLAPRCRTQPGPAAGGDSVAIKAGWGAAGSESGGQPGYRRVATSQRGLATATDARLSLTPAEGHPPPTTCPDSAKRVLGGTGSSGSPLFSSPFPAPILPVPPPSHRSRQSAAGTFVAPPGQDPSGSCLSTPDKSSPGGRRVFAASTSRWGQLLLPGPSWSWQHRSPVALQPGLALAPPALPRGFWSGTRRCHQHSPSPTRCTVYSALPGLVRGGERLWHGSWQAEGQ from the exons TGGGGGGGCCCCAAGGgatgcagccagcagcagtgcGGCAGCAGAACATGCACCCCGGTCGCCGGGGGGGCTGCAAGGAGGCCCCGGCACAGCAGGAGAGCCTGCTGGGGAGGTGGCGAGGATGCTGCGAGGCTGATTATTCACAGCTTTCCCTCGCCCCGATTGGCTCCGCGGTGCCGAACGCAGCCGGGCCCCGCTGCAGGAGGAGACTCCGTGGCCATAAAAGCGGGCTGGGGAGCC GCGGGCAGCGAGTCTGGTGGGCAACCCGGGTACCGCCGTGTGGCCACCAGCCAGCGTGGCCTTGCCACCGCCACCGATGCCCGGCTCAGCCTGACGCCCGCGGAGGGACACCCACCACCCACGACTTGTCCTGACTCAGCGAAGCGGGTGCTTGGCGGGACGGGGAGCAGCGGCAG CCCTttgttttcctccccttttcctgCCCCAATTTTGCCagttcccccccccagccacaggagcaggcagagcgcTGCGGGGACATTTGTGGCACCGCCTGGACAAG ATCCCTCTGGGTCATGCCTTTCCACCCCAGATAAAAGCAGTCCAGGAGGCAGGCGGGTGTTTGCTGCCAGCACATCCCGTTGGGGTCAGCTCTTGCTTCCAGGGCCGTCGTGGTCCTGGCAGCACCGCAGTCCTGTGGCACTGCAGCCGGGGCTGGCACTGGCCCCTCCAGCCTTGCCCAGGGGGTTCTGGAGTGGCACCAGGCGctgccaccagcacagcccctctcccacccgTTGCACAGTGTATTCAGCCCTCCCTGGCCTCGTCCGTGGAGGtgagaggctctggcacggctcCTGGCAGGCTGAAGGACAGTGA